A window of Nicotiana tabacum cultivar K326 chromosome 24, ASM71507v2, whole genome shotgun sequence contains these coding sequences:
- the LOC107781474 gene encoding two-component response regulator ORR9-like — protein sequence MGMAAADLQFHVLAVDDSLIDRKLIERLFRISSCQVTTVDSGSKALEFLGLQDQNQPCVSPSNQQEVEVNLIITDYCMPGMTGYDLLKKIKESSSLRNIPVVIMSSENVPSRISRCLEEGAEEFFLKPVRLSDVNKLRPHMMKTKCKSLSQQEAEKMVTEPKQESIEIANVPSQAPQTQSETVQQQQKSQANNNNNNNNKRKAMEENLSPDRTRQRYSSLTAV from the exons ATGGGAATGGCAGCTGCAGATCTACAGTTTCATGTTTTAGCTGTTGATGATAGCTTGATAGATAGGAAGCTTATTGAAAGGCTCTTTAGAATCTCTTCTTGCCAAG TCACCACTGTAGATTCTGGAAGTAAAGCTTTGGAATTTCTTGGTTTACAAGACCAAAATCAGCCTTGTGTTTCTCCTAGCAACCAACAG GAAGTGGAAGTTAATCTTATTATCACAGATTATTGTATGCCTGGGATGACAGGCTATGATTTGCTAAAGAAAATTAAG GAATCTTCATCTCTGAGAAATATACCTGTAGTCATTATGTCATCTGAAAATGTTCCTTCAAGAATTAGTAG ATGCTTAGAAGAAGGGGCAGAAGAATTTTTCCTGAAGCCAGTGAGATTATCAGATGTTAATAAGCTTAGACCCCATATGATGAAAACCAAATGTAAAAGCCTGTCCCAACAAGAAGCTGAGAAAATGGTCACAGAACCAAAACAAGAATCAATTGAAATTGCAAATGTTCCATCACAAGCACCACAAACACAATCAGAGACAGTACAACAGCAGCAAAAATCACaagccaataataataataataataacaacaagagAAAGGCCATGGAAGAAAATCTATCACCAGATAGAACAAGACAAAGATACAGTAGCCTCACTGCAGTCTAA
- the LOC142178405 gene encoding uncharacterized protein LOC142178405, with product MWVNLFAKNRVAKNGMALTYIPPPIVNGQMIVNLDKDQVDRENEKWKGALTAYVIGDMPVYNAMKRYIELNWNAISEPYLYMQEGGYYIIKFKTRDDMQEILYSGPYTISNRHIILKQWTTYFDFEKEFTIEIPLWIKLPKLPLNCWGNNSLSRIASSIRTPMYADECTAKQIRVSYARMLIEVDVTKPRLDEINVEDPNGRVFRQPIIYDWKPIFCEKCQVIGHKYQQEGRRQEHQHKDQVKDKKGPKK from the coding sequence ATGTGGGTTAACCTATTTGCTAAAAATAGGGTTGCTAAAAATGGTATGGCTCTAACCTATATCCCACCACCGATTGTGAATGGTCAAATGATTGTCAACCTGGATAAGGATCAAGTAGATAGAGAAAATGAGAAATGGAAAGGGGCCTTAACTGCATATGTAATTGGTGATATGCCGGTGTATAATGCTATGAAGAGGTATATAGAACTTAATTGGAATGCAATCTCAGAACCATATCTGTATATGCAAGAGGGGGGCTACTACATAATCAAATTCAAAACGAGAGATGACATGCAAGAGATTTTGTACTCAGGCCCATATACTATTAGTAATAGACATATTATCCTTAAGCAATGGACAACGTATTTTGATTTTGAGAAGGAGTTTACAATAGAGATTCCTTTATGGATTAAGCTCCCTAAACTTCCATTGAACTGTTGGGGGAataattcacttagcaggatagCCAGCTCAATTAGAACACCAATGTATGCAGATGAATGTACTGCTAAACAAATTAGAGTGTCATATGCAAGGATGTTAATTGAAGTAGATGTGACTAAACCAAGGTTGGATGAGATAAATGTGGAGGATCCTAATGGGAGAGTATTTCGACAACCAATCATATATGATTGGAAGCCAATATTCTGTGAAAAGTGCCAAGTCATTGGGCATAAATACCAACAGGAAGGAAGAAGACAAGAGCATCAGCATAAGGATCAAGTGAAAGACAAGAAGGGACCAAAGAAATAA